The genome window TGGCATTGATTTCGTGATATTCATCCACTAATGAGTGGCGGAGTCCGGCGATATTTTCCCAATCAATTTGCGTATGGACAGATTTTAGCTCCGGCGAAAGCCAGTGCGCCGCCTCGCCGATAATTTCCAGCCGTTTGAGCATCGCCAGCACCATTGTTTTATCGATGCTGAAATCCTGAAAATAACCGTAATAGGCGTAGGATTCGATCTGTTGAATCATTTCCAGCATGATCTCGATACGATGCCGGTCGTTCAGCGGACGCATCATTCTGCAATCGCCCGCGTTTTTTCAATATTTATTTTAATTTCTCCAATTTTCACTTACCCTTTATCCTTTTTCTTCAATTAACCCATGCTAAAATCCCTGCGCGCGGCAGAAATTGTTATCGTAAACCCGGCAATAACATCGATTAACGACATAACCAGCAACGCAAAAAACGTAGAATTTCCGGCGATCGGTGCCCATAAAAACGCAACCATGTACGAAATAAAAACAAAGGTAGATAAAATATGTTCAACAATTTGAGCATCGGTTGAGCGGGTGGATTTAATAATTTCGATAAACAGGCAGAACAATCCGCCCAAAATAATGACATCTTTTATTTGAATAACCCAAAAAATACCAGATGGCAACATTACACCACCCAACGCGACATCAAATGCTTCGCTTCCCACATCGGCGCTTCCACCCATAAAAAAAATAGCACCAATTGCCATATAAATTACCAAAACAATCCCGAACAACGGGATAGATTTTACTGCTTGCATGCGGCCTCCTCAGCGAATATGCAGCGGTTAAAACACAGTATTTCTGTTGAAAATATATGATTATGGGGTGAATGAAGCAAACCTAAAAAGCTGCGGAACATATATTTACAAAAAAACGTGCATCCGGCAGATAGTGTCGGATGCACGCTAAAATTTGTGGCTGGTCTGAGGTTCTGTTACCGGTTGACCAACAATTTTTTCTGAAGTTCGGTGCTGATCATCAGGAAAAACGCTTCGGCATCTTTGTAATTTTTCTTTTCCAGGGTGCTGAAATTTTCCGGAAATTCGAGCACTTGCGTTGCCAGATAGGCTTTAAAGCGAATGCTTTCGGAAGCTCCGGATTCGGAAAGATTTTCCAATTCGGCCAATGCGGCACCGGTTTCTTCTTCCGGGAACAACAGTTTCAGTTTTGCGATGTGGAACACTGCGGATTCCACAATTCCGACGTTATCGGATTTCAAAGATTTTGTGTAGCTTTTTACACCGCGGGTCAATGATTCCGGGGTTTGGGCTGCAACGGTAATGCTGAAGATTACCAAAAGGGTGGCGATAAACGTTTTCATAATTTTCTCCTTTATTTTGAATTCGAACCGTGTTTTCTTTCGCTCAGTTATAGTTTACGGAAGTAGCTTATCATAGATGTTACCGCGTTGTAAATGGATGTCAAAAAATGTCACGGGAGAAAAAAGGATGCAGGATAATTGATAAAGGATAAAAAGTTGTTGCGTTGGGCGGGTTTAATAATTTCAGGTGTGCTTGCCGTGGCTTTAATTGCCGGATGCGGCGACAGTGAAAACAGCGCGCAGCAATCGCTGACGGTTGCGGTGTCCGCAAATTTTCAGGCGCCATTCGAAAAACTGGCGGCAGCCTACCGGGACAGCACCGGTAAATCCGTGCAGCCGATTGTCAGTTCGTCCGGCAAGTTGACCACCCAAATCCGCAACGGTGCACCGTTCGATCTGTTTTTTTCGGCGGATACGGGATATCCCAACCAACTGTTCCGGGATGGATTGGCAGTGCGCCAACCGCAAATTTACGCATCCGGCAAACTGGTGATCTGGTTTTCAGCTGCGCACCACGGACCGTTGGACATGTCTGCGCTGACAGATCTATCGCTGAAAGCGATTGCCGTTGCCAATCCCCAAATTGCACCGTATGGCGCGGCGGCAGTTACCGCGCTAGAAAATGCCGGTATATATAATGATATTGAACCGAGACTGGTTTTCGGAAGAAACGTGGCGCAGGTGAACCAATATTTGCGCAGCGGCGCGGCAGATGCGGCGATCACCGCTCAATCCGCTGTGGTTGGCAGCGATGTTCCCACAGCACAATGGGCATTTGTGGACAGCACGCTCTACCAACCGATTGCCCAGTCAGCGGCGATCATCGCCAATCGACCGCCGCAATTGCAGGCTGCCGCCGCACATTTTCTGGATTTTTTGAACAGTCCGGTTGCCCGGAGTATTTTCCACCATTACGGATACCAATTGCCATGAATCGCGTACCCGCAGAAATTATCAATATTGAAACCGCAGATGCTATTTCGCTGGTCGATCTGGTTGCATTCGGCGACACATTTTCCTGCGTGCTGATCGAAACGCCGGAAACCGCGCCGTATTTGCGGATCGGAAATCGCGTATCGCTGGTGTTTAAAGAAACGGAAATCGCCATCGCGAAAAATTTTTCCGGTCAGATCAGTTTGCGGAATCGCTTTGCGGCGACCATCCGCGCTATCGAAAACGGCGTGGTGCTCAGCAAAATTACGATGGATTTTCACGGCATTTCGATCATTTCGATCATCACCGCCCGATCCGCTGCAACACTCAACCTGCAACCCGGCGACGCCGTTACCGGATTGGTGAAAGCCAACGAAATCGCCATTTTCGCCGATGACGGGGGGGCAATTTGAACCTCGACTGGCAACCGTTGGCGCTCACATTTCAACTGGCGGGCATCACCACTGCGGTGCTGCTGCTGATCGGGATTCCGCTGGGTTACCTGCTGGCGAGTTGGGAAAATCGCTGGAAATACGTACTGCAAACGCTGGTGAGCATGCCGCTGGTATTGCCGCCAACCGTACTCGGTTTTTACCTGCTGCTGGCGTTCAGTCCCACCGGCGCGTTCGGGCAATTTCTGGAAAATACATTCGACCTGAGATTGGTGTTCTCGTTCGAAGGGCTGGTGATCGCTTCCATTATCTACAGTCTGCCGTTTATGGTCAATCCCATCCAGGCAGGATTCCAGAGTTTACCGGCATCGCTGGCGGAAGCGTCTGTTTCGTTGGGAAAATCTCGGTTGGAAACATTTTGGAAGGTGTTGCTGCCAAACATCAAACCGTCCCTGCTGATCGGCACGGTGCTCAGTTTCGCGCACACGGTCGGCGAATTCGGGGTGATTTTGATGATCGGCGGCAGCATTCCCGGCGAAACACGGGTTGCCGCCATCGCCATTTACGACGAAGTTGAAGCGCTAAATTATGCCACAGCACATACTTACGCGGCAATCTTATTGGGAATTACGTTCGCCATTTTGTTAACGGTGTATTTGGTCAATCGAAAATTATTGAAAGCGTTTTAGCGCGCGGAATGAATCGCATCGGCGAAATCGCGGAGTTGCGACAGGCTGTTTTTCTCCTCAAAAAAATTACCCACCACCACAAATCTGGCACCGGCTGCGGCTTTTTTCTGCGCCATTTCAGGCGTGCGGATGCCGCCACCGGCGATCACGGGGATTTCCAGATGTGCGGAAACCAGCGCAATCATCTCCTCCGGAACGGTTTGCTGGGCGCCGCTGCCCGCTTCCAGATACACCATTTTCATGCCCATATATTGTGCAGCCAGCGCATGCGCCAGCGCGATGCCCGGTTTGGCGCGGGGAATTGGCATGGAGTTGCTCACAAACGAAGCGCTGGTGAGCGTGCCCGATTCGATGAGCATGTAGCCGCAGGAAATCGCCTCCAGTCCCATGTTGAAAATTACCGGCGAGGCAACTGCCTGATTACCGATGAGGTGCTCCGGGTTGCGTCCGCTGATCAGCGAAATAAACAGGATTGCGTCCGCATGCCGGGAAATCTGGAAAAGGCTGCCGGGAAAAATGACCACCGGATGATCGCCAGCTGCCGATTTCATCCGGCGGATGGTTTCATCAAAATCGCCGCCGTGGAGCAGGCTGCCGCCCACAAAAAAGGCATCCACACCGGCGTCGATGGCGTTTCCCATCAAATCCGGCAACGCATCCGCGCTGATTTTGTCCGGGTCCAGCAGCAAAATAAACCCGCAGCCGTTGCGATCTGCTGTGTTCAATAATTTTTGGTAGGTGTTGGCGGATAGCGCCGAAGGTCTGGTTTTCATAAATACAAATCTTTCGTAACGGAATTCTCAACAGTTGTTGACGACAAAAGCGACAGATTTAATTAGAACCGTTATGCACAAAACCTAAATCAAACAATTACAACAGTTAATTTGGGTAATTTTTGTAAAAATTATTGGTACCGTATTTGCTAAAATAGAAATACAACCTGTACTCATACTTACCTCCATCATCAGGACCGGAGCCAGTTGGCTCCGGTCTTTTTATTTATTGCCCGACCGGGCAGACAACCAATCCGGCAATTCGCCGATGGAATCCAGCCAGATGGCGGCTGCGTTTTTGTGTTTCTCCGTAGAATCGTCGCTCAATTTCCCGGTTTTTACGGCAATGCCCTGCAATCCGGCGGCAATGCTGCCTTCGATATCCGATTCCCAGTCATCGCCGATCATCGCAACATTTTCTTTGGGTAAGTTGAGTAAATTTACCGCCTGTTCGTAAAACGCCGGGCTCGGCTTCCCGACCAGCGCGGCGGTTTGTCCGGTGGCGTATTCCAGCGCGGCAACGATCGCACCGGTGTCGATCGACAAACCGTCGCTGCGCCGCCAGTAGCGATTTTTCTGCATCGCCAGCATTTTGGCGCCGCCCATCACATGTCGAAACGCCTGGTTGATTTTGTTGTATGTTAAATCTTCGCCCAGATCGCCAATAACCAGATAGTCCGGTTTCGCGGTTGTGATTCTGAAATCCTTGAATTCCCGGTGGGTATCGCCGCTGGTAAGCAGGCAAACGGATGCTGCTTTTTGGGCATGCAGCCAGCACGATGCCGCATACGGCGCCGAGTAGATCTGGTCCACTTCAATTTTAAACCCCATCCGTTTGAGATTGTTCACCAACGAATAGCGGCTTTTCCGGGTGGTGTTGGTCGCCAGTAAAAACGGGATATTTTCGCGACGCAGATATTCCAGCGCTTCGATTGCGCCACGAATGATCTGGTTTTCAATACACAACACACCGTCGATATCGATTAAAAATCCCCGGATTGGGGTTGCCGGCTGTTCCGGCTGTGCATGATCCGGCTGAATCTTTTCCGCATCGATTGCGGCCGGTTGCACGCCAGGTTGCCGTTTGCGTTTGCGATTAGCCATTTTTCCTCCGACACTGAAGCAGGTTATTTTACCATCATTCGGGCAATTTCTCAAGTTTTTTTTCGAAGCCGCGCACATATAGCCCGCAAACCGGATTTTTCACCGCGATCGCCCTTTACTTTTTTGGCGATGTTTTGTACCTTGGCACGTTCTAACCCCAGCAAAATCAACGGGGATTCCCATTTGACCGAACCTATCGCGAAAGGATTGTATGCTATTACGCCACCACGTCCGCCGATTAGTAACGATTTGTATTGTTGCACTCTTCACCGCAGTTATCAGCACAACAGCAGCGGCGCAGGAAACGACTTTCGATGCAAAGTTACCCCGCATTGCACTGGCGGATATCGCATTTACAGTGGAAATCCAGCCGGCGCTGACCGCCTATTTCAACAGCGATTCGGCGGGAATTCCCTACCAAATCAGCCTTTCGGACGGCACAGTACTGGCCAGCGGAAACGCGCAGTTGTTGCCGGATGCGCCGGGAAACATCAGCATCGCAGATGTCATAATTCCCGAGAGCGGTGCAAAAAAACTGCAGATTCGCTTTGGCGATTCCGTGCAGGAGAAATCGCTGCGGGTGCTGCCGCCGGTGCTGAGCATCTTGCCGCCTTTGCTGGCGATTGTGCTGGCACTGGTCACCCGACAGGTGATTGTCGCGCTGTTTTTCGGCGTGTGGCTGGGTGTGACGTTTGTGTACGATTTTTCCGTTTTCAGCGGATTTTTGCACACGCTGGATGAATATATCGTGAACGCAGTGGCGAATCCCGATCACGCGTTTATCATTATTTTTAGCCTGCTGCTTGGCGGGATGGTCGGTGTGATCAGCAAATCCGGCGGCACGCAGGGTATTGTCGAAAAACTGGCTGTTTACGCAAAAGATGCCCGTGGCGGGCAAATTGCGACATGGCTGATGGGCGTGCTGATCTTTTTCGACGATTACGCCAACAGCCTGATTGTCGGCAACACAATGCGCCCATTGGCGGACAAGTTGCGCATTTCGCGGGAAAAACTGTCGTATCTGGTCGATTCGACCGCAGCACCGGTGTCGAATATCGCCATTATCTCCACCTGGATCGGTTACGAAGTGAGCCTGATGAGCCAGGCATTCAAAACCCACGGCATCGACCGGAACGCGTATATCACGTTTATCGAAACGATTCCGTATAATTTTTATCCGCTGTTTTCCCTGTTTTTGGGATTGCTGGTAGCGATAATGATGCGCGATTTCGGCCCAATGTACACAGCCGAAAAACGCGCCCGAACCACCGGCGAAGTGCTCGGCGCTACCGCCAACCCACTGGCAGATTTGGGCGGTGCAGAGCTGATGGCGGATGAAAGCACCCCAAAACGCTGGTACAACGCGCTCATTCCGGTGGCAGCGGTAATCCTCACCGTGGGCATCGGGCTGTTTGCCACAGGCTGGAACAGCGGGCTGGAAGGGCTGGCCCAACAATTGGCAGAGGAAGGCAAAACCCTCGCCGATGCCGGATGGATTCACAAAACCAGCGCGATTATCGGTGCGGCAAATTCGTTTTCCGTACTGATGTGGGCATCGTTTATCGGTGGATTGGTAGCAATTGTTCTGGCGATGAGTCAACGCCTGCTAACGTTGCAGCAATCGCTGGACGCATGGCTCGGCGGCATCAAATCGATGATGCTGGCATGTATCATCCTCACCTCTGCATGGGCGATTGGCAGTATTTGCGGCGACCTGTTCACTGCCGACTATGTGGTTAGTCTCACCAAACAATTCCTTTCGCCGGAGTGGCTGCCGCTGCTCATTTTTCTCAGCGCTGCGGTAATAGCGTTTGCCACCGGCACATCGTGGGGAACGATGGCGATTCTCATGCCGATCGCCATTCCGTTGGCACACAAATTCCCGATGGAAGTACCCGGCATCGACGAAGCGCATGCCACGGCGCTGCTGCTTTGTGTGACCGGCGCGGTGCTGGCCGGCGCAACCTTTGGCGACCACTGTTCGCCAATTTCCGATACCACCATTTTATCTTCGATGGCTTCCGGATCGGATCACATCGACCATGTGCGCACCCAATTGCCATACGCGCTCACCGCCGGCGCTGTGGCCTGCATTTTCGGCTACATTCCAGTTGGCTTCGGGATGAACCACTGGCTGACACTGCCGTTCGGCGCGATTGCGGTTTGGGCGCTGGTACGATTTTACGGCAAATCGACAGCCTGATTTTTGGGATGAAAAATAGCAAATTAACATCCTTTTCGCTGGTCATACTCCAGTTTTTGTTTGTCGGTATAATTGCATTCAGCGGGCCTGTTATTCCTTCCAAATTGATGTGGGCGCTGCTCTTTTGGAGCGGGATCGGTTTGGGTATCTGGGCAATTTTGACGATGAAAATCGGCAATTTCAATATTATTCCGGATGTGAAAAATAATGGAAAAATGGTCATCTCCGGTCCGTATCGCCACATTCGACACCCGATGTATTCCGCTCTGCTACTGAGCACCTTGGCGGAAATTGGCAATGCTTTTTCACCACTACGTCTGACGATGTGGATGCTGCTTTTCATCATTTTATTATTCAAATTGCATTATGAAGAGCGACTCCTTTTTGCCCATTTCCCGGAATATCCGGCATATGCAGCGCGAACCAAACGGCTGTTTCCATTTTTGATTTGATATGAATTCACCGTATTAAAAAACACATAAACCAATGAAAAAATTTATTTTAGCAATCGATCAGGGCACATCCAGTTCCCGGGCAATTGTGTTCGATACAGCCGGAAAAATCCGTGCGGTTGCCCAACGGGAATTCCGGCAGCACTTCCCCAATTCCGGATGGGTGGAACATGATGCGCTGGAAATTTGGGGAACGCAGTCCGCCGTTGCGGCAGAGGCCATTCGCGCCGTTGATCCGTCGGGGAAAAATATTGCGGCAATCGGCATCACCAATCAGCGGGAAACCACGGTGCTCTGGCACCGCGATACCGGAAAACCGCTGCACAACGCGATTGTCTGGCAGGATCGCCGCACCGCGGCGTATTGCGATTCGCTGAAAAATCAGGGTTGGGCGGAGAAAATCCGGCAAAAATCCGGATTGGTGATCGACGCATATTTTTCCGGCACCAAACTGAAATGGCTACTGGACAATGTTCCCGGTGCCCGCAAACTGGCGGAAAATGGCGAGCTGGCATTCGGTACCATCGACAGTTGGCTGGTTTGGCAACTCACCGGCGGCAAATTGCACATCACCGATGCGAGCAACGCCAGCCGCACGATGTTGTTCAACATTCATACCGGCAAATGGGACGCGGAATTGCTGGATCTGCTGAACATTCCCGCATCTGTACTGCCGGAAGTCCGTGCCTCCAGCGAGCACTACGGCAACACCGTGAAACAAACCGCATTCCCGTTCGAATTGCCTATTTCCGGGATTGCCGGCGATCAGCAAGCGGCATTATTCGGTCAGATGTGCACACAACCCGGTATGCTCAAAAACACCTACGGCACCGGCTGTTTCATGATGCTGAACACGGGCGATTCGCCGGTTACATCGCAAAACCGGCTGCTCAGCACGGTTGCATGGAAAATTGACGGGAAAATAACGTATGCGCTGGAAGGCAGCATCTTCACCGCGGGCGCGGTGGTGCAGTGGCTGCGGGACGGGCTGGGCATCATCAAAACATCTGCGGAAGTGGAGCAACTGGCGCAATCCGTGACGGACAACGGCGGCATCTATTTTGTCCCGGCGTTTACCGGTCTCGGCGCACCGCATTGGGATTCGTTCGCACGCGGCGCGATGGTCGGATTGTCGCGCGGGAGCACTGCCGGGCACATTGCCCGCGCGGCGCTGGAAAGCATCGCATTTCAGACAATGGATGTGCTGAAAGCGATGGAAGCGGATGCCGGTTTCCGGGTGAAATCGCT of Calditrichia bacterium contains these proteins:
- a CDS encoding DUF86 domain-containing protein produces the protein MMRPLNDRHRIEIMLEMIQQIESYAYYGYFQDFSIDKTMVLAMLKRLEIIGEAAHWLSPELKSVHTQIDWENIAGLRHSLVDEYHEINAKTIWREMTRNMPSLKTKLEKILSELPDEPSGTSTEV
- the modA gene encoding molybdate ABC transporter substrate-binding protein, yielding MALIAGCGDSENSAQQSLTVAVSANFQAPFEKLAAAYRDSTGKSVQPIVSSSGKLTTQIRNGAPFDLFFSADTGYPNQLFRDGLAVRQPQIYASGKLVIWFSAAHHGPLDMSALTDLSLKAIAVANPQIAPYGAAAVTALENAGIYNDIEPRLVFGRNVAQVNQYLRSGAADAAITAQSAVVGSDVPTAQWAFVDSTLYQPIAQSAAIIANRPPQLQAAAAHFLDFLNSPVARSIFHHYGYQLP
- a CDS encoding TOBE domain-containing protein, giving the protein MNRVPAEIINIETADAISLVDLVAFGDTFSCVLIETPETAPYLRIGNRVSLVFKETEIAIAKNFSGQISLRNRFAATIRAIENGVVLSKITMDFHGISIISIITARSAATLNLQPGDAVTGLVKANEIAIFADDGGAI
- the modB gene encoding molybdate ABC transporter permease subunit; this translates as MNLDWQPLALTFQLAGITTAVLLLIGIPLGYLLASWENRWKYVLQTLVSMPLVLPPTVLGFYLLLAFSPTGAFGQFLENTFDLRLVFSFEGLVIASIIYSLPFMVNPIQAGFQSLPASLAEASVSLGKSRLETFWKVLLPNIKPSLLIGTVLSFAHTVGEFGVILMIGGSIPGETRVAAIAIYDEVEALNYATAHTYAAILLGITFAILLTVYLVNRKLLKAF
- a CDS encoding geranylgeranylglyceryl/heptaprenylglyceryl phosphate synthase — encoded protein: MKTRPSALSANTYQKLLNTADRNGCGFILLLDPDKISADALPDLMGNAIDAGVDAFFVGGSLLHGGDFDETIRRMKSAAGDHPVVIFPGSLFQISRHADAILFISLISGRNPEHLIGNQAVASPVIFNMGLEAISCGYMLIESGTLTSASFVSNSMPIPRAKPGIALAHALAAQYMGMKMVYLEAGSGAQQTVPEEMIALVSAHLEIPVIAGGGIRTPEMAQKKAAAGARFVVVGNFFEEKNSLSQLRDFADAIHSAR
- a CDS encoding TIGR01458 family HAD-type hydrolase, with the protein product MANRKRKRQPGVQPAAIDAEKIQPDHAQPEQPATPIRGFLIDIDGVLCIENQIIRGAIEALEYLRRENIPFLLATNTTRKSRYSLVNNLKRMGFKIEVDQIYSAPYAASCWLHAQKAASVCLLTSGDTHREFKDFRITTAKPDYLVIGDLGEDLTYNKINQAFRHVMGGAKMLAMQKNRYWRRSDGLSIDTGAIVAALEYATGQTAALVGKPSPAFYEQAVNLLNLPKENVAMIGDDWESDIEGSIAAGLQGIAVKTGKLSDDSTEKHKNAAAIWLDSIGELPDWLSARSGNK
- a CDS encoding Na+/H+ antiporter NhaC family protein, producing MLLRHHVRRLVTICIVALFTAVISTTAAAQETTFDAKLPRIALADIAFTVEIQPALTAYFNSDSAGIPYQISLSDGTVLASGNAQLLPDAPGNISIADVIIPESGAKKLQIRFGDSVQEKSLRVLPPVLSILPPLLAIVLALVTRQVIVALFFGVWLGVTFVYDFSVFSGFLHTLDEYIVNAVANPDHAFIIIFSLLLGGMVGVISKSGGTQGIVEKLAVYAKDARGGQIATWLMGVLIFFDDYANSLIVGNTMRPLADKLRISREKLSYLVDSTAAPVSNIAIISTWIGYEVSLMSQAFKTHGIDRNAYITFIETIPYNFYPLFSLFLGLLVAIMMRDFGPMYTAEKRARTTGEVLGATANPLADLGGAELMADESTPKRWYNALIPVAAVILTVGIGLFATGWNSGLEGLAQQLAEEGKTLADAGWIHKTSAIIGAANSFSVLMWASFIGGLVAIVLAMSQRLLTLQQSLDAWLGGIKSMMLACIILTSAWAIGSICGDLFTADYVVSLTKQFLSPEWLPLLIFLSAAVIAFATGTSWGTMAILMPIAIPLAHKFPMEVPGIDEAHATALLLCVTGAVLAGATFGDHCSPISDTTILSSMASGSDHIDHVRTQLPYALTAGAVACIFGYIPVGFGMNHWLTLPFGAIAVWALVRFYGKSTA
- a CDS encoding isoprenylcysteine carboxylmethyltransferase family protein, coding for MKNSKLTSFSLVILQFLFVGIIAFSGPVIPSKLMWALLFWSGIGLGIWAILTMKIGNFNIIPDVKNNGKMVISGPYRHIRHPMYSALLLSTLAEIGNAFSPLRLTMWMLLFIILLFKLHYEERLLFAHFPEYPAYAARTKRLFPFLI
- the glpK gene encoding glycerol kinase GlpK; translation: MKKFILAIDQGTSSSRAIVFDTAGKIRAVAQREFRQHFPNSGWVEHDALEIWGTQSAVAAEAIRAVDPSGKNIAAIGITNQRETTVLWHRDTGKPLHNAIVWQDRRTAAYCDSLKNQGWAEKIRQKSGLVIDAYFSGTKLKWLLDNVPGARKLAENGELAFGTIDSWLVWQLTGGKLHITDASNASRTMLFNIHTGKWDAELLDLLNIPASVLPEVRASSEHYGNTVKQTAFPFELPISGIAGDQQAALFGQMCTQPGMLKNTYGTGCFMMLNTGDSPVTSQNRLLSTVAWKIDGKITYALEGSIFTAGAVVQWLRDGLGIIKTSAEVEQLAQSVTDNGGIYFVPAFTGLGAPHWDSFARGAMVGLSRGSTAGHIARAALESIAFQTMDVLKAMEADAGFRVKSLRVDGGATANNLLMQFQSDVLNIPVDRPIVLETTALGAAYLAGLGVNFWKNTGEIAAQWQLERQFRPTADASTIADLTGNWQRALERAKNWDV